One window of uncultured Trichococcus sp. genomic DNA carries:
- a CDS encoding family 78 glycoside hydrolase catalytic domain: protein MEIMDIKFNGIVEPIGNHFEPLIVSWAIDNGLGKMQKEASLEVAADHEFKDIVLEKNGDLDSSGETLTLQLKPRTRYYVQIRVTAEDGETAESTSFFETGKLDEAWGAEWIGPKVQEEIHPILFKDFELSQQVKEARLYISGVGLYEASLNGEKIGNDVLAPFVNNYDAFIQIQTYDVTEQLKQSNQLAILLGNGWYKGRFGLSGENAYFGDKFAAIAELVVRYENGTEERIVTDLSWKATLSDITNSGIYDGETIDRTLDKSGRNDEVAIVGIPKEKLKDRVSPGLSIHEVVPLKEVIQTPNGETVLDFGQNFAGWLAFDADFPAGTEVHFEFGEILQQGNFYNENYGSATAGFRYISNGDAETVHPHFTYFGFRYVRVTGWPADKEIAVRGLAIYSDMTRTGIIETGNAKVNQLYANSLWGLKSNFLDMPTDCPQRAERLGWTGDAQVFAPTASYHMDTRAFYRKYLIDMRTEQEKLSGSIPNYMPAMATQGGAAVWGDAATFIPKALWTAYGNKEEVGQYYPLMKDWVDWTGSQIEKAHGSKTELNAGGFQFGDWLALDGATPSSFKGSTDDTFIASAYYYESLCIVADTADLMGNESDAAYYRGLSEQVRERILFEYVTPSGRLSIDTQSGYIIALKFKLFREREVVIEQLKTRLKKDLYKIKSGFVGTPIFCQVLSENGMVDLAYEFLLNEGFPGWLYAVNLGATTIWERWNSVMPDGTMNPAGMNSLNHYSYGSVIEFVYKYVAGIQPLEAGFRTARLAPHPNVKLGYARGSYQSAAGKFVSEWKILENGELSCYFEVPFGAQAEIVLPYADREPIKVASGIYEYTYLPTKDLSVLYDSDTRLSIIKNENKELFEEILGIHERIRGFMAFADEEQRNLSLNQLSKLFYTGITAEMVAEADRLFKKSNRI, encoded by the coding sequence ATGGAAATCATGGATATAAAATTTAATGGCATCGTTGAACCTATCGGGAATCATTTTGAGCCCTTGATCGTCAGTTGGGCAATCGACAACGGGTTAGGCAAAATGCAAAAAGAGGCAAGCCTCGAGGTAGCTGCCGATCACGAATTCAAGGACATTGTGCTTGAGAAAAACGGTGATCTGGACAGTTCAGGGGAAACGTTGACGCTTCAGTTGAAGCCCAGAACACGCTATTATGTGCAGATTCGTGTAACTGCGGAAGATGGTGAAACGGCTGAATCGACAAGTTTTTTTGAGACTGGGAAACTGGATGAAGCATGGGGCGCGGAATGGATCGGGCCGAAGGTGCAGGAAGAAATCCATCCGATTCTGTTCAAGGATTTCGAGCTGAGCCAGCAAGTGAAGGAAGCCCGTCTATATATCAGCGGGGTTGGTCTTTATGAAGCGAGTTTGAACGGAGAAAAGATCGGAAATGATGTTCTGGCGCCGTTCGTCAACAACTACGATGCTTTCATCCAAATCCAAACGTATGATGTCACCGAACAATTGAAACAAAGCAATCAGTTGGCGATCCTGTTGGGCAACGGCTGGTACAAAGGGAGATTCGGCCTGAGCGGAGAGAATGCTTATTTTGGGGACAAATTTGCGGCAATCGCTGAACTGGTGGTGCGTTACGAAAACGGGACGGAAGAGCGGATCGTGACGGATCTCAGTTGGAAAGCGACGCTGAGCGATATCACGAACAGCGGCATCTACGATGGCGAAACGATCGACCGGACACTTGATAAATCGGGGCGCAACGATGAGGTGGCAATCGTCGGCATACCAAAAGAAAAATTGAAAGACCGCGTGAGCCCGGGATTGAGCATTCATGAGGTAGTTCCTTTGAAGGAGGTCATCCAGACCCCGAATGGCGAGACGGTACTTGATTTTGGGCAGAACTTTGCCGGATGGCTAGCGTTTGACGCCGATTTTCCGGCAGGGACCGAGGTGCACTTTGAATTCGGGGAAATACTGCAGCAAGGCAATTTTTATAATGAGAATTACGGCAGTGCCACAGCAGGCTTCCGTTACATTTCCAATGGAGACGCCGAAACAGTACACCCGCATTTCACTTACTTTGGTTTCCGCTATGTGCGTGTGACGGGCTGGCCGGCAGACAAGGAAATAGCCGTACGCGGGTTGGCCATCTATTCCGATATGACGCGAACGGGCATCATCGAAACGGGCAATGCTAAAGTGAATCAATTGTATGCAAACTCGCTTTGGGGGCTCAAATCAAACTTCCTCGATATGCCTACCGATTGTCCGCAACGGGCTGAGCGTTTGGGCTGGACCGGGGACGCGCAAGTATTTGCTCCGACAGCAAGTTATCATATGGACACGCGGGCATTTTACCGCAAATATCTGATCGATATGCGCACAGAACAGGAAAAACTGTCGGGAAGCATCCCGAATTATATGCCGGCGATGGCTACTCAAGGTGGCGCAGCTGTCTGGGGAGATGCAGCGACTTTTATTCCTAAAGCTTTATGGACTGCCTATGGAAACAAGGAAGAAGTCGGGCAGTACTACCCGCTGATGAAAGACTGGGTGGATTGGACCGGTTCTCAAATCGAGAAAGCGCATGGTTCGAAAACGGAGCTTAATGCCGGTGGGTTCCAGTTCGGAGATTGGCTGGCCTTGGATGGCGCAACTCCTTCATCATTCAAAGGAAGCACTGACGATACGTTTATTGCTTCAGCTTATTATTACGAGAGCCTGTGCATCGTCGCGGACACCGCGGATTTGATGGGGAATGAGTCTGACGCGGCCTATTACCGGGGACTCAGCGAACAAGTCCGGGAGCGGATTTTGTTCGAGTATGTGACGCCATCCGGACGTCTGTCCATCGACACCCAATCGGGGTACATCATTGCTTTGAAGTTCAAACTATTCCGTGAGCGTGAAGTGGTCATCGAGCAGCTGAAAACCCGTTTGAAAAAAGATCTGTACAAAATCAAATCCGGTTTCGTCGGGACGCCGATTTTTTGCCAAGTTTTATCAGAGAATGGCATGGTCGATCTGGCTTATGAGTTTTTGCTCAATGAAGGCTTCCCGGGCTGGTTGTATGCGGTGAACCTTGGCGCGACGACAATCTGGGAGCGCTGGAACAGCGTAATGCCGGATGGCACGATGAACCCTGCCGGCATGAATTCCCTGAACCACTACAGTTACGGATCCGTCATCGAGTTTGTCTATAAATACGTAGCGGGCATCCAACCGCTGGAAGCCGGTTTCCGTACCGCGAGATTAGCGCCCCATCCGAATGTGAAATTGGGATATGCCCGCGGAAGCTATCAGTCGGCGGCCGGCAAATTCGTCAGCGAATGGAAGATACTTGAGAACGGCGAACTGAGCTGCTATTTCGAAGTGCCATTTGGCGCACAGGCTGAAATCGTGTTGCCGTACGCTGATCGGGAGCCGATTAAAGTGGCGTCAGGCATATACGAGTATACCTACCTACCGACAAAAGACTTGAGCGTGCTGTATGATTCGGATACACGCCTTTCGATCATCAAGAACGAAAACAAGGAACTGTTCGAAGAAATACTGGGCATTCACGAACGCATCAGGGGCTTCATGGCGTTTGCGGATGAAGAACAGCGGAACCTATCCTTGAATCAGCTGTCAAAATTATTCTACACTGGCATAACTGCGGAGATGGTCGCCGAGGCCGACCGTTTATTTAAAAAATCAAATCGTATCTGA
- a CDS encoding RpiB/LacA/LacB family sugar-phosphate isomerase, which yields MKIAVSSDHAGFALKEEVKALLEKEGHEVLDFGPYNEEPCDLSDYVYPASLAVAEGKADRGIFVDGVGYGSALIANKIYGVYAAVCQDPFCAKLARSHSDTNVLCLGGKIIGSALALEIVTAWMTTDYLSDIEKYTNRVDKVKKIAEKHLKKLDEIQD from the coding sequence ATGAAAATTGCCGTTTCCAGCGACCATGCCGGCTTCGCATTGAAAGAAGAAGTCAAAGCTTTACTCGAAAAGGAAGGCCATGAAGTGCTCGACTTCGGACCTTACAACGAAGAACCTTGTGACCTGTCCGATTATGTTTACCCTGCCTCACTGGCTGTGGCGGAAGGAAAAGCCGACCGCGGTATCTTTGTCGATGGCGTCGGTTACGGCAGTGCCCTGATCGCCAACAAAATATACGGCGTCTATGCGGCAGTCTGCCAGGATCCTTTCTGCGCGAAACTGGCGCGTTCCCACTCCGACACGAATGTACTCTGCCTTGGCGGAAAAATCATTGGTTCGGCATTGGCGCTTGAAATCGTGACGGCTTGGATGACGACCGATTACCTCAGCGATATCGAAAAATACACGAACCGCGTCGACAAAGTGAAGAAGATTGCCGAGAAGCATCTGAAGAAATTGGATGAAATCCAGGACTAG
- a CDS encoding IS630 family transposase: MPPKENGAFVACMEDVLDVYELPYNPCQPVVCMDEKPYQLLGESREPLPMREGSDQKIDSEYVRQGTCSIFVFTEPLGGTRHVNVRTQRTAIDWAEEIQYLVDVSYPSVEKIILVLDNLNTHTIASLYKAFPPEEARRIARRLEVHFTPKHGSWLNIAEIELNVMNKQCLSRRIDNIETLGSELSAWERGRNARSAKIRWHFTNTEARTKMISLYPKTVLSNV; the protein is encoded by the coding sequence ATCCCACCAAAAGAAAACGGAGCATTCGTAGCCTGCATGGAAGATGTCCTTGACGTCTATGAACTGCCATACAATCCTTGTCAGCCGGTCGTTTGTATGGACGAAAAACCTTATCAACTTCTGGGTGAATCAAGAGAACCCCTTCCCATGCGGGAAGGCAGTGACCAAAAAATTGATTCTGAATACGTGAGACAGGGAACCTGTAGCATCTTCGTCTTCACCGAACCACTTGGTGGAACCCGGCATGTGAACGTCCGCACGCAACGAACAGCAATAGATTGGGCCGAGGAGATTCAATACCTTGTAGACGTTAGTTATCCGTCTGTTGAGAAAATCATTTTGGTTCTGGATAACCTGAACACCCATACAATCGCTTCACTCTATAAAGCATTTCCGCCCGAAGAGGCACGGAGAATAGCTCGGCGCTTAGAAGTGCATTTCACACCAAAACATGGTAGTTGGTTGAATATTGCCGAAATAGAATTGAACGTGATGAACAAGCAATGTTTATCTCGTAGAATTGATAATATCGAGACGCTCGGTTCGGAGTTGTCTGCCTGGGAGCGAGGCCGGAATGCCCGATCAGCAAAAATCCGATGGCACTTTACAAATACTGAAGCACGGACAAAAATGATTTCTTTGTATCCTAAAACTGTTCTTTCGAACGTTTAA
- a CDS encoding helix-turn-helix domain-containing protein, with protein sequence MGRNKKYVISLTDAEVRKLESVKRKKTTTKTIKCRCQILLDLDEAHGKPSTQQQCVKTIGVCYATVYNVIKYYVEGGIERVLYVSRSVNSDNARRKVDGRAEAKLIEIACGPAPDGRSRWTLRLLEEQAKVELVIPVGKDAIGRTLKKTNYDLTKNNTGASHQKKTEHS encoded by the coding sequence ATGGGCAGAAACAAGAAGTACGTTATCTCATTAACAGATGCTGAAGTCCGCAAATTGGAAAGCGTCAAGCGGAAGAAAACGACTACTAAGACCATAAAATGCAGATGCCAAATTTTATTAGACCTCGATGAAGCGCACGGGAAACCGTCCACCCAACAACAATGCGTCAAAACTATAGGTGTTTGTTACGCGACTGTTTACAATGTTATCAAGTACTATGTTGAGGGTGGTATTGAGAGAGTGCTTTACGTAAGCAGAAGTGTCAACTCGGACAATGCCCGTCGGAAAGTTGATGGACGTGCGGAAGCGAAACTTATTGAAATCGCCTGCGGCCCCGCTCCGGACGGCCGTTCCAGATGGACATTACGCCTTTTGGAAGAGCAAGCAAAAGTTGAGCTTGTCATTCCGGTAGGTAAGGATGCCATTGGAAGAACGTTAAAAAAAACGAATTACGACCTCACAAAAAACAATACTGGTGCATCCCACCAAAAGAAAACGGAGCATTCGTAG
- a CDS encoding Gfo/Idh/MocA family oxidoreductase, with the protein MKVGVIGIGNIAQKAYLPVMAEMRDTVEWHLCSRNKETLELVGKKYSFDRLYTDMDEWMDSGIEAAFVHVATAAHATVIRSLLDRGIAVYVDKPISDDLAEVKQLIELADSKGLLLTAGFNRRFAPMIRRLKEIPDKNMLFIRKDRINLVEPVRQAVYDLFLHIADAALYLLDEEVLSVQSKIIEKDGNLKRIWVELETKTASCFVSMNYEAGANQEVMEIQSPEGIVRVVDLTNMTTSDQGGTQHTGFGDWEGTLRKRGFEPLIRGFIEGIMKKENPVTTDSAYLSHSLCEKILQDNGY; encoded by the coding sequence ATGAAAGTTGGCGTCATCGGAATCGGAAACATCGCGCAGAAAGCCTATTTGCCTGTCATGGCGGAAATGCGGGACACGGTGGAGTGGCACCTTTGCTCTCGGAATAAGGAAACGTTGGAACTAGTCGGGAAAAAATACAGTTTCGACCGACTGTATACCGATATGGATGAATGGATGGACAGCGGAATCGAGGCTGCCTTCGTGCATGTGGCGACTGCGGCCCATGCGACAGTGATCCGTAGTCTGTTGGATCGGGGTATCGCAGTCTATGTGGACAAACCGATCAGCGATGATCTGGCCGAGGTGAAGCAGCTGATCGAGTTGGCCGATTCGAAAGGCTTGCTGCTGACTGCCGGATTCAACCGCCGCTTTGCGCCGATGATCCGCCGCTTGAAGGAGATTCCTGACAAAAATATGCTCTTCATCCGGAAGGATCGGATCAACTTGGTTGAACCGGTCCGCCAAGCTGTTTATGATTTGTTCCTGCACATCGCTGATGCTGCGCTGTATTTGCTGGATGAAGAGGTCCTCTCTGTGCAATCGAAGATCATCGAAAAAGACGGCAATCTGAAGCGGATTTGGGTGGAACTGGAAACGAAGACGGCCAGCTGTTTTGTCTCGATGAACTACGAGGCGGGCGCCAATCAGGAAGTGATGGAGATCCAGAGTCCGGAAGGGATCGTGAGGGTCGTGGACCTGACCAATATGACGACCTCCGATCAGGGCGGAACCCAACATACTGGTTTTGGTGATTGGGAAGGGACATTGCGCAAACGCGGCTTCGAACCGCTGATCCGTGGATTCATCGAGGGCATCATGAAGAAAGAAAATCCGGTCACGACCGATTCCGCTTATCTGAGCCATTCCCTTTGCGAGAAAATTCTGCAGGACAACGGTTACTGA
- a CDS encoding heme-binding protein has product MDKVEILEQEQKLQFEAFTHDVGLEIAQRIVKKVKEQAPKPVGIRIVHNGLLILHYLMDGRKESPWLNRKEKTVLDSGHSSLYTYLFMDEVPEYKAWESSEEYAICGGGFPIIEDGQVTGVICVSGLEHLEDHRLIVESIEEVLASA; this is encoded by the coding sequence ATGGACAAAGTCGAAATATTGGAACAGGAACAAAAGCTTCAATTTGAAGCATTTACGCATGATGTGGGTTTGGAAATCGCGCAGCGCATCGTCAAAAAGGTCAAGGAACAAGCACCGAAGCCTGTCGGAATAAGGATCGTGCATAATGGTTTGTTGATCCTGCATTATTTGATGGACGGCAGAAAAGAGAGCCCTTGGCTGAACCGGAAGGAAAAGACCGTATTGGACAGCGGGCACAGTTCCCTTTATACCTACCTTTTTATGGATGAGGTGCCGGAATACAAGGCGTGGGAGAGCAGCGAAGAATACGCCATCTGCGGCGGCGGTTTCCCGATCATCGAAGATGGACAGGTCACAGGTGTTATCTGCGTTTCCGGGTTGGAACATCTGGAGGACCACAGATTGATCGTCGAATCGATCGAAGAAGTGCTGGCAAGCGCCTGA
- a CDS encoding Gfo/Idh/MocA family oxidoreductase, whose product MKLAILGSGQIVMDFLTMAKDLPDTELVSMFGIEAERAKMEGLANTYGIGKVYTDYQEVLNDPECDTIYVGLPNHLHYTFTKQALENGKHVICEKPFTIKSAELIELKELAESKKLILVEAITTRYLSNYLAIKEQIPQLGDLKIIECNYSQYSSRYDAFKKGEVLPAFSPKAGGGALMDINIYNIHFVVGILGKPDSVKYLANVERGIDTSGILLLDYPGCKVVCIGAKDSAAPIRSLIQGDKGSVVLNGPPNLCNSFDVNMNGQESQALDKKVHPHRMYEEFREFARMIEAMDFAKAKEMLEQSQVVMEIAEEALAGAGIVLG is encoded by the coding sequence ATGAAACTTGCAATACTAGGATCGGGACAGATCGTCATGGATTTTCTGACGATGGCGAAGGACTTGCCGGATACGGAATTGGTCAGCATGTTCGGCATCGAAGCGGAACGCGCGAAAATGGAGGGCCTGGCAAACACATACGGCATCGGGAAAGTATATACGGACTATCAAGAAGTCCTGAATGATCCGGAGTGCGACACCATCTATGTGGGACTGCCCAATCATCTGCACTATACATTTACAAAGCAAGCATTGGAGAACGGAAAACATGTGATCTGCGAAAAACCATTCACGATCAAGTCAGCTGAATTGATCGAACTGAAGGAACTGGCTGAAAGCAAAAAGTTGATCCTGGTCGAAGCGATCACGACAAGATACCTGTCCAACTACTTGGCAATCAAGGAGCAGATTCCACAATTAGGTGATCTGAAGATCATCGAATGCAACTATTCCCAGTATTCATCCAGATACGATGCCTTCAAGAAAGGGGAAGTACTGCCTGCCTTCAGTCCGAAAGCAGGCGGAGGCGCTTTGATGGACATCAATATCTACAATATCCATTTTGTCGTCGGAATCCTTGGGAAACCCGACTCGGTGAAATACCTTGCGAATGTCGAGCGAGGAATCGATACATCCGGCATTCTGCTGTTGGACTACCCAGGCTGCAAAGTGGTCTGCATCGGGGCGAAGGACTCAGCGGCGCCGATACGATCCTTGATTCAGGGCGATAAAGGCTCCGTTGTACTGAATGGCCCGCCGAATCTCTGCAACTCCTTTGACGTGAACATGAATGGCCAGGAGAGCCAAGCCTTGGACAAGAAAGTGCATCCACACCGGATGTACGAAGAATTCCGCGAATTTGCGCGCATGATCGAAGCAATGGATTTTGCGAAAGCCAAGGAAATGCTTGAGCAAAGCCAAGTCGTGATGGAAATCGCCGAAGAGGCTCTGGCAGGCGCCGGAATAGTTCTGGGGTGA
- a CDS encoding PTS sugar transporter subunit IIC, giving the protein MENLLNVLEEKLTPIAVKLEQNRYLSAVKNSFMSAMPLLIIGSFFILLAYLPINAYTDFMLNTFGDDWQRLFTIPNNISMSMMTVYVVVGIGNELAKSYGLDSMAGIFAALASFFVVTPMHAFAEEGLGIGIPLGNLGAAGLFVGILIAINAVEIMRFTDKMGWKIKMPDSVPQNVSKSFSALIPVALVIIFFNFVRIGFEQTSYGDVQTFIFNNLQTPLTALGSTLPATIVVLIIEGVLWSFGLHGSNIIGSVMQPIWLTLTAENAAAVAAGQTIPNIVNYQFYSNFVKVGGSGATFGLCLLLLFAARSKQLKALGKLSIGPEIFTINESIIFGMPIVLNPIMIVPFLLTPLVLSIVAYFAMSTGLVPYTNGVNIPWTTPPVISGFLVSGWRGAVLNIVQIALSAAIYFPFFKIVDNMAVKEESENEEELQHQLEAVEA; this is encoded by the coding sequence ATGGAAAACTTATTAAATGTCCTTGAGGAAAAATTGACTCCGATAGCAGTGAAACTGGAACAAAACCGCTATTTGAGCGCTGTAAAGAACAGCTTTATGTCAGCAATGCCGCTTTTGATCATCGGTTCCTTCTTTATCCTGTTAGCCTACTTGCCGATTAACGCGTATACAGATTTCATGTTGAACACGTTCGGGGATGATTGGCAACGGCTATTCACGATCCCCAACAACATTTCCATGAGCATGATGACCGTTTACGTTGTGGTCGGAATCGGTAATGAATTAGCAAAATCGTACGGACTGGACAGTATGGCCGGCATCTTTGCGGCGTTGGCATCCTTTTTCGTAGTCACACCGATGCACGCTTTCGCGGAGGAAGGCTTGGGAATCGGGATTCCATTGGGTAACTTGGGAGCTGCCGGATTATTTGTCGGCATCCTGATTGCAATCAACGCAGTCGAAATCATGCGCTTTACCGACAAAATGGGCTGGAAAATCAAAATGCCCGATTCGGTTCCTCAGAACGTATCGAAGTCCTTCTCAGCCTTGATTCCGGTTGCTTTGGTCATCATTTTCTTCAACTTCGTGCGCATCGGCTTCGAACAGACAAGCTATGGCGACGTACAGACGTTCATCTTCAACAATCTGCAGACACCATTGACAGCTTTAGGCAGCACGTTACCTGCGACCATTGTAGTGCTTATTATTGAAGGTGTCCTCTGGTCATTCGGTTTGCATGGATCGAATATCATCGGCAGCGTTATGCAACCGATCTGGTTGACGCTGACTGCCGAAAATGCTGCAGCGGTTGCTGCAGGCCAGACCATCCCGAATATCGTGAACTATCAATTCTACAGCAATTTCGTCAAAGTCGGCGGCTCGGGTGCCACATTCGGTCTGTGCTTGTTGCTGTTGTTCGCGGCTAGATCCAAACAATTAAAGGCGTTGGGCAAATTGTCGATCGGTCCAGAAATCTTTACGATCAATGAATCAATCATTTTCGGTATGCCGATCGTCCTGAATCCGATCATGATCGTGCCATTCCTTTTGACACCGCTTGTCTTGAGTATCGTTGCTTATTTCGCCATGAGTACGGGGCTAGTACCTTATACCAATGGGGTGAACATCCCATGGACCACTCCACCGGTTATTTCCGGCTTCCTGGTTTCGGGTTGGAGAGGCGCTGTGCTGAACATCGTGCAGATCGCCCTTTCGGCTGCCATCTACTTCCCATTCTTCAAGATTGTGGATAATATGGCTGTCAAAGAGGAATCGGAAAATGAAGAAGAGTTGCAGCACCAGTTGGAGGCTGTCGAAGCGTAG
- a CDS encoding Gfo/Idh/MocA family oxidoreductase gives MLTIAYIGGGKSAHRYHMPFSLKNENIRVKTIFSPVQNDAWEKVPGVLYADNIEDIWSDDEVQLVVVSTPSDFHYQYGKMALEKGKNALVEKPFTNTSAEAKELFALAKEKNLFIQCYQNRRFDSDFLTVQKVIESGVLGDILEVEMHYDYFRPEIPESITSFSKVNSYLYGHGCHTIDQVLSYFGNPERITYDVRQLLGKGRFNDYFDLDLFYGQKKVSVKSSYFRLKERPSFIVTGKKGCFIKQTKDRQEEHLKVFHMPSNSDFGIDLPEHYGVLTYMDDAGRYHEEKVVSEVGDYGRIYAGVYESIVNGKEKIVKDEETIRQIEILEEGINTIKE, from the coding sequence ATGTTAACAATCGCTTATATCGGCGGCGGGAAGAGCGCCCACCGTTATCACATGCCCTTCTCCCTGAAAAACGAAAACATCCGCGTCAAGACAATATTTTCGCCGGTACAAAACGATGCTTGGGAAAAAGTGCCAGGAGTTCTTTACGCAGACAACATTGAAGACATCTGGAGCGATGATGAAGTCCAATTGGTAGTGGTGTCCACGCCATCCGACTTTCATTATCAATATGGCAAAATGGCCCTGGAAAAAGGCAAAAATGCGCTGGTCGAAAAACCTTTCACGAACACATCCGCAGAAGCCAAAGAACTGTTTGCCTTGGCGAAAGAAAAAAATCTCTTTATCCAGTGCTACCAAAACCGCAGATTCGACTCTGATTTCCTGACTGTCCAAAAAGTCATCGAAAGCGGCGTGCTGGGGGATATCCTGGAAGTCGAAATGCACTACGACTACTTCAGACCGGAAATTCCGGAGTCCATCACAAGCTTTTCTAAGGTCAACAGCTACCTGTATGGCCATGGCTGCCATACAATCGACCAGGTCCTTTCCTATTTCGGAAATCCAGAACGGATCACGTATGATGTCAGACAGCTTTTGGGCAAAGGCCGTTTCAATGATTACTTCGATTTGGACCTGTTCTATGGGCAGAAAAAAGTTTCTGTCAAATCCAGCTATTTCCGCTTGAAGGAACGTCCTAGCTTCATCGTGACCGGAAAAAAAGGTTGCTTCATCAAGCAGACGAAAGATCGCCAAGAGGAGCACTTGAAAGTATTCCATATGCCTTCGAATTCTGATTTCGGGATTGATTTGCCGGAACATTACGGTGTCCTCACCTATATGGATGATGCGGGCCGTTACCACGAAGAAAAAGTCGTTTCCGAAGTTGGGGACTATGGCCGGATCTATGCCGGCGTCTATGAGTCGATCGTGAACGGGAAAGAAAAAATCGTCAAAGATGAAGAGACCATCCGCCAAATCGAAATTCTTGAAGAAGGCATCAACACAATCAAGGAATAA
- a CDS encoding MurR/RpiR family transcriptional regulator: protein MSLLKKLKLKESFTDTEQRIADYILTNLDDVPDMVIQQLAENTFTSHSAIIRLSQKLGFSGYRSFKVALIHEIQSNKHTPTNVDPNFPFLPMDGSMDIAKKMADLTIETIRKTLVKLEKDKLNKAVDLLQKADKIFLFATGDSQIRARSYQNKLIKINKHLIIGDEYGEAAWNAMSMGKADCALFISYGGNSTNHRKIIQYLNSMKIPCILLTANTEQPTSKLCDLVIEVPYDEFDFFKVGTFSSQISFEYILNTLFSILYAREYTKNLNSLKRKTDAAKKWELL, encoded by the coding sequence ATGAGTTTGCTGAAAAAATTGAAATTGAAAGAAAGTTTTACGGACACCGAGCAAAGAATCGCTGATTACATTTTGACAAACTTGGATGATGTGCCAGATATGGTGATCCAGCAACTTGCAGAAAACACCTTCACTTCCCATTCAGCAATCATCAGGCTCAGCCAGAAATTGGGTTTTTCAGGCTATCGCAGCTTCAAGGTGGCGCTGATCCACGAAATCCAAAGCAACAAACATACGCCGACAAACGTCGATCCCAACTTCCCGTTCCTGCCGATGGACGGTTCGATGGACATCGCCAAAAAAATGGCCGACCTGACGATCGAAACGATCAGAAAAACCTTGGTGAAACTGGAAAAGGACAAACTGAACAAAGCGGTGGATCTGCTGCAAAAGGCGGATAAGATCTTCCTTTTCGCAACGGGCGATTCCCAGATCCGCGCCCGCAGCTACCAGAACAAACTCATCAAGATCAACAAGCATCTGATCATTGGCGACGAATACGGCGAAGCGGCCTGGAATGCCATGAGCATGGGCAAAGCCGATTGTGCTCTGTTCATCAGTTACGGCGGCAATTCAACCAACCACAGAAAGATCATCCAATATCTGAATTCCATGAAGATTCCCTGCATCCTGCTGACGGCAAATACGGAGCAACCAACGAGCAAGCTGTGCGACCTTGTGATCGAGGTGCCTTATGATGAGTTCGACTTCTTCAAAGTCGGCACCTTCTCTTCTCAGATATCCTTTGAGTACATACTGAATACGTTGTTTTCGATCCTCTACGCGCGCGAATACACAAAAAATCTCAACAGCCTCAAGCGCAAAACAGACGCGGCGAAGAAATGGGAACTGCTCTGA